In one Takifugu flavidus isolate HTHZ2018 chromosome 9, ASM371156v2, whole genome shotgun sequence genomic region, the following are encoded:
- the si:ch211-255i20.3 gene encoding transmembrane emp24 domain-containing protein 11 has protein sequence MSLRAVLLLQGYLVLAAAMYFQLGEQEEKCIIEEIPVDTLVTGRFLLEPWDPKSPSHSPHLGVTVEVRDPNHEVQMTKRFAKFGKFTFSAHESGQHFFCFQTNSTRFSVFAGEKLRFHLDIQMGEHPVDHNSDKTKGSLENLENSLTHLRGQMINILRQQEYQREKEESFRQISEDTNSKVLWWALMQTFILLSVGFWQMKRLKEFFIAKKLV, from the exons ATGAGTCTGCGAGcggttctcctcctgcagggttACCTGGTGTTGGCTGCAGCCATGTATTTCCAActgggggagcaggaggaaaaatgcaTCATCGAGGAGATTCCCGTCGACACGCTCGTTACCG GTCGCTTCCTGTTGGAGCCCTGGGATCCCAAATCTCCCAGCCACTCCCCTCATCTCGGTGTCACCGTGGAAGTCAGAGACCCCAACCATGAG GTTCAGATGACCAAACGCTTTGCTAAATTTGGGAAATTCACCTTCAGCGCTCACGAATCCGGGCAGCATTTCTTCTGCTTCCAAACCAATTCCACGCGCTTTTCGGTCTTTGCTGGCGAGAAGCTG AGATTCCATTTGGACATTCAGATGGGAGAACACCCGGTGGATCACAACTCTGACAAAACCAAGGGCAgcttggagaacctggagaacagcCTCACGCACCTCCGAGGTCAGATGATCAACATCCTCAGGCAGCAGGAGTACCAGAGG gagaaggaggagagcttcCGGCAAATCAGCGAGGACACCAACAGCAAAGTTCTGTGGTGGGCCCTGATGCAGACCTTCATTCTGCTGTCAGTGGGGTTCTGGCAGATGAAACGTCTCAAAGAGTTCTTCATTGCCAAAAAGCTTGTCTGA
- the spon2b gene encoding spondin-2b, with product MNTHATMNVVFEAFTHLLVVLWTLGGGVQPMPVPTDVPMCTASEPAHYKLTFNGKWSRSAFPKQYPVYRPPAQWSNIVGVTHSSDYHMWQHNGFASNGVKEFSEKGEAWTLIKEVEAAGERIQSVYGVFSAPAVVGGTGQMNTEFEVFARHSYLSFIVRIVPSPDWFVGVDSVDLCDGDHWKENVSLELFPYDAGTDSGFTFSSPNFETIPQDKITQITSSFPSHPANSFFYPRLKHLPPIAKVTLTKVKKTNQIISLPEEPTQSNQLPTGNEIEDKLINTPLDCEVSVWSPWGLCKGKCGDSGVQHRTRYVLMHGANSGKACPQLEEERKCFPDNCL from the exons ATGAACACGCACGCCACTATGAATGTCGTTTTCGAGGCGTTCACCcacctgctggtggtgctgtggaCACTGGGCGGGGGTGTTCAGCCCATGCCTGTCCCCACTGATGTCCCTATGTGCACGGCCTCGGAGCCCGCACATTATAAGCTAACGTTTAATGGCAAGTGGTCCCGGTCAGCCTTCCCGAAACAGTATCCGGTCTACCGCCCCCCTGCACAGTGGTCAAACATAGTTG GGGTGACTCACAGCTCTGACTATCACATGTGGCAGCATAATGGCTTCGCCAGCAACGGTGTGAAGGAGTTTTCAGAGAAAGGAGAGGCCTGGACTCTGATAAAAGAAGTGGAGGCAGCCGGCGAACGCATCCAGAGCGTTTATGGGGTCTTCTCTGCTCCCGCGGTCGTGGGAGGGACGGGCCAGATGAACACCGAGTTTGAGGTTTTTGCAAGGCATTCCTAC CTGTCCTTCATCGTGCGGATCGTTCCGAGCCCGGACTGGTTCGTGGGCGTGGACAGCGTTGACCTCTGTGATGGGGACCACTGGAAAGAAAATGTGTCGCTGGAGCTTTTCCCGTACGACGCGGGAACTGACAGCGGGTTCACCTTTTCCTCTCCCAACTTCGAGACAATTCCCCAGGACAAAATCACGCAG ATCACTTCCTCTTTCCCCAGTCACCCTGCCAACTCCTTTTTTTACCCCCGCCTGAAGCACCTGCCGCCCATTGCCAAGGTAACGCTGACCAAGGTCAAAAAGACCAATCAGATCATCAGCCTCCCAGAGGAGCCCACCCAGTCCAACCAGCTGCCGACAGGAAATGAAATTGAGGACAAGCTGATAA ATACCCCCCTGGACTGTGAGGTGTCAGTGTGGTCGCCTTGGGGTTTGTGCAAAGGCAAGTGTGGAGACTCGGGCGTGCAACACCGCACGCGCTACGTCCTCATGCACGGTGCCAACAGCGGGAAAGCCtgcccccagctggaggaggagaggaagtgctTCCCGGATAACTGCCTATGA